The genomic window ATTAGCCACATTCTCTGCTGGCTTACGCCACACTACACAATTAATGAAATCTGCTTCTCGTTCACCTTGTTGATTCGTAAAAGCACGATTTACAGCCAACGTAAACGTAGCGACAGCTACTCCACTTGGAGTATAACGTAGTTCAGGGTCTTTAGTTAAACGACCGACTAGTACAACGCGATTCAACATCAGAACCACTCCTAACTATAATTAGTCCTACTCGCCTTCACGTACGACGATATGACGGATAATGTCTTCATTGATTTTTGCTAAACGATCGAACTCTTGTACAGCTTCAGCATTTTCACTGCTAACTTTAAGAAGCATGTAGTATCCATCGCGGAAATCATTGATTTCATAAGCAAGACGGCGCTTACCCCACTCTTTAACTTCTGCAAGCTCTGCACCATTGTTAGTTAATACGCCATTGAAGCGCTCAACTACTGCTTTTTTTGCTTCATCCTCGATATTTGGACGGATGATATACATAATTTCGTATTTTCTCATCACTGTCACCTCCTTTTGGTCTAAACGGCCCGTTAGGGCAAGGAGTAATCATATAAATAACATCATTACTCACAATGAAGAATTATAGCATATGGAGAATGGAAAGTAAAGAGCAATAAAATTAGCGTAAAATTAATCTGGAACATAAATAGTGTCAAGCACCTTACTGGAGCTTGACACTTTAAAGAGACTTTATTATACATTGAAACGGAAATGAATAACATCGCCGTCTTTTACTTCATATTCTTTTCCTTCTAAACGAACCTTCCCCGCTTCACGAGCAGCCCCCATTGATCTAGCTGCCATTAGGTCATCATATGATACTGTTTCTGCACGAATAAATCCACGCTCAAAATCAGTATGAATAATACCTGCACATTGCGGCGCTTTCATACCACGGCGGAATGTCCATGCACGTACCTCTTGTACACCCGCTGTAAAATATGTGGCAAGACCTAACAAACTATATGCAGCGCGAATTAGCTGGTCAAGGCCAGATTCTTCAATGCCTAGCTCACTTAGGAACATTTCTTTCTCTTCGCCTTCTAATTCTGCTATTTCTTCTTCAATTTTCGCACAAACAACGATAACCTCTGCATTTTCGTTTTGAGCGTACTCTTTAACTGCTTGTACATACTTGTTATTTGAAGGATCTGCTACTTCTTCTTCACTCACATTAGCTACGTACAGTACAGGCTTAATAGTTAGCAAATGTAAATTTTTAGCTATTTTTCTTTGCTCATCCGTTAACTCAACTGCTCGTGCTGGCTTTTCATTTTCAAAGCCTTCTTTTAACAATTGCAGTACTTCAAATTCAGCAACAGCTTCTTTATCTTTTGTTTTAGCAAGCTTTTCAACCCGGCTATAGCGCTTATCTACTGATTCCATATCAGCTAAAATAAGCTCAAGGTTAATTGTCTCAATATCAGCTATAGGATCAACCTTCCCTGAAACGTGGGTAATATTTTCATCCTCAAAACAACGAACTACCTGGCAGATTGCATCAACTTCACGAATATGGGCTAAGAATTTGTTTCCTAATCCTTCACCTTTACTTGCTCCCTTTACAATACCTGCAATATCTGTGAACTCAAATGTAGTCGGTACTGTTTTCTTTGGGTTAACAAGCTCAGTTAACTTTTGTAAACGAATATCAGGTACTTCTACAATTCCAACGTTAGGATCAATTGTACAGAAAGGATAATTTGCTGATTCAGCACCAGCTTGAGTAATAGCATTAAATAATGTTGATTTTCCAACGTTCGGTAAACCTACAATTCCAGCTGTTAAAGCCATATATCTTCACTCCCGTTTATTTAAAAATAATCATCTATGTTAAAGTTGTTACGTTTCATTGGTCCTTCACAATTATAGATAGTCCGTCCTAAAAACACAAGATTTGTTTCACATTTGTTATATGAGTAACTAATATAATCTCATTCGTATTAACTTTAGACATCTACATAAAATACTTACACAAAAAAGGACTGTCCCATAAGGTCCGACTCCCATTCACTACTGCGATAGATAGAGGATCACAATTTCGTCTATTCTACATATTGCAGTATGGGTGCCTGGCTCTTTGCTTTGGACAGCCTCTTTCAACTTAAAGTTTTTTAATATTTACTAGGCAATCATATATTACACTACCTAATTTATTATCTGATAAGCCGTGAGAGGTTAGCATATTTACACTGCCTCCAAATTCAGCCCAATTGCCTTCATCAATATTTATGACATTTTGATGAGATATCCCTAATAGTTTAACTACCCCTGAAATCGAGCCTCTTTCATTAAATACCCTTGCTCGGTCACCATTTTGTAATCCCACTTTCTCGGCAATGTTTTGCGACACCTCAATCTTAACCGATTGTAAACCAGGGATAAGTGGATAATGCTGCGAGTGATTCGAGCGCATTGGATGAATTGTTAAAAGATTAAATGGATACTTTTTAGCTAACTCATGGTTATTCCATTTTGACTCTGCTGGTAAAGTAACATTAGCGTTACCGTCTAAGCCTTTTTCATTAGCAAGCTTTGAAACAAACTCAAATTTCCCACTAGGTGTCTCAAATACTCTATCTTGCCAAGGGATTTGGTCCGTCGGCAAAGCTGTATGATTAGCCTTTTTGACATCTTCAACCGTTATACCTTTCTCAGAAAGCCTTGACCATGCCATATTAAAAAAATCGTCCCGTGTATAAGAAAAAGCCTCGCCAAAGCCTAAGCGGTTTGCAAGCTCTGTCCATATCCATAAGTCAGACTTTGCTTTTCCTGGTGGGTCAACAAGCTTCGGACCATAATTGACATAATGATGATACATAGATGAATAATACATGTCTTCTTCTTCAAATACTGTCGTTGTTGGAAGAACGTAATTAGCTAATTTAGCTGTGTCTGTCATAAATTGATCTGCCACCACTAAACAATCCACACTTTCAAATGCTTGTCGTACAAGACTTGTATTTGGGACTTGTGTTAATGGATTTCCACATGTAACAAATATCAATTTTATTTCAGGTTTAGCTGCTTTCAGGATTTCTTCCGCTTGTGACATCATATAAAAAGTACGTGCTTCTTGTTTTTTATGCGAATCTACTAATCTTTCAACATCAAAGCTTTGTCCTACTTGCAGATTAGCATAATTCACCCCT from Bacillus sp. HMF5848 includes these protein-coding regions:
- a CDS encoding molybdopterin-dependent oxidoreductase, which gives rise to MVQTYTTSCSLNCWDNCGFTATVENNQVVKVDGDKKHPITQGKICSRGRMLVDRTNSKDRIMTPLKKVNGTFQPISWEQALDEIATKLSSIKSEFGSTAVLHSHDYANGGLLKNLDKRFFNNYGGVTEIIGSVCWGAGIEAQKWDFGNAWSHAPADVLHSKNIVVWGRNVARTNMHFFQYLNEAKRNGSNVIVIDPIFNQTAKIATSYISIKPGMDGLLAVGIMKEMLRLNIQDKEFIETYTLGYEEIVSVLNEWSLENIISMTEVPRETITKLAEVFADKPTSTYLGLGMQRYTNGGNTIRLIDALGAVSGNIGIAGGGVNYANLQVGQSFDVERLVDSHKKQEARTFYMMSQAEEILKAAKPEIKLIFVTCGNPLTQVPNTSLVRQAFESVDCLVVADQFMTDTAKLANYVLPTTTVFEEEDMYYSSMYHHYVNYGPKLVDPPGKAKSDLWIWTELANRLGFGEAFSYTRDDFFNMAWSRLSEKGITVEDVKKANHTALPTDQIPWQDRVFETPSGKFEFVSKLANEKGLDGNANVTLPAESKWNNHELAKKYPFNLLTIHPMRSNHSQHYPLIPGLQSVKIEVSQNIAEKVGLQNGDRARVFNERGSISGVVKLLGISHQNVINIDEGNWAEFGGSVNMLTSHGLSDNKLGSVIYDCLVNIKKL
- the rpsF gene encoding 30S ribosomal protein S6; translated protein: MRKYEIMYIIRPNIEDEAKKAVVERFNGVLTNNGAELAEVKEWGKRRLAYEINDFRDGYYMLLKVSSENAEAVQEFDRLAKINEDIIRHIVVREGE
- the ychF gene encoding redox-regulated ATPase YchF, whose protein sequence is MALTAGIVGLPNVGKSTLFNAITQAGAESANYPFCTIDPNVGIVEVPDIRLQKLTELVNPKKTVPTTFEFTDIAGIVKGASKGEGLGNKFLAHIREVDAICQVVRCFEDENITHVSGKVDPIADIETINLELILADMESVDKRYSRVEKLAKTKDKEAVAEFEVLQLLKEGFENEKPARAVELTDEQRKIAKNLHLLTIKPVLYVANVSEEEVADPSNNKYVQAVKEYAQNENAEVIVVCAKIEEEIAELEGEEKEMFLSELGIEESGLDQLIRAAYSLLGLATYFTAGVQEVRAWTFRRGMKAPQCAGIIHTDFERGFIRAETVSYDDLMAARSMGAAREAGKVRLEGKEYEVKDGDVIHFRFNV